The following proteins come from a genomic window of Actinomarinicola tropica:
- a CDS encoding acyl-CoA dehydrogenase family protein → MDPTYSAEAEEYREKIRAFLAEHLPADWQGVGALPEAEQDRWVKEWRQTLASAGLLAVAWPKEYGGAGLSPIEQVVLNEEFAKANVPTQTGNDGFGIGMIGPTLIVWGTEEQKRHFLPRIIDGTDLWCQGYSEPDAGSDLANVATRAILDGDEWVVNGQKIWTSSGHTANWIFVLARTDPAAPKHAGISFLLVPMDQPGVEVRPIKEMTGEALFNEVFFTDARTPRENVVGEVNNGWTVANTLLGFERGGRSTVLSIGYRSELDAIVELAKKKGADRDPRIRQRLAWAHSQVEIMRYLGMQSLTSALAGNQPGPGASIIKLFWSEYHKKVTELALDILGPEAMAPTGEVGGSSIQAFAGGEMSSAQAVRSFLGARPGTIYAGTSQVQRNIIGERVLGLPKEPRADAGPWKDQPKG, encoded by the coding sequence ATGGATCCGACCTACAGCGCCGAGGCCGAGGAGTACCGCGAGAAGATCCGGGCCTTCCTCGCCGAGCACCTGCCCGCCGACTGGCAGGGCGTAGGTGCCCTGCCGGAGGCCGAGCAGGACCGGTGGGTGAAGGAGTGGCGCCAGACGCTCGCGTCGGCAGGACTCCTCGCCGTCGCGTGGCCGAAGGAGTACGGCGGCGCCGGTCTCAGCCCGATCGAGCAGGTCGTGCTGAACGAGGAGTTCGCCAAGGCGAACGTGCCGACCCAGACGGGCAACGACGGGTTCGGCATCGGCATGATCGGCCCGACGCTCATCGTGTGGGGCACCGAGGAGCAGAAGCGCCACTTCCTGCCCCGGATCATCGACGGCACCGACCTGTGGTGCCAGGGCTACTCGGAGCCCGACGCCGGCTCGGACCTGGCCAACGTCGCCACCCGGGCGATCCTCGACGGCGACGAGTGGGTCGTCAACGGCCAGAAGATCTGGACGTCGTCCGGCCACACCGCCAACTGGATCTTCGTCCTCGCCCGCACCGACCCGGCGGCACCGAAGCACGCCGGCATCTCGTTCCTGCTCGTCCCCATGGACCAGCCCGGCGTCGAGGTCCGACCCATCAAGGAGATGACGGGCGAGGCCCTCTTCAACGAGGTGTTCTTCACCGACGCCCGCACCCCGCGCGAGAACGTCGTCGGCGAGGTCAACAACGGGTGGACCGTCGCCAACACCCTCCTCGGCTTCGAGCGGGGCGGTCGCTCGACGGTGCTCTCGATCGGCTACCGCTCCGAGCTCGACGCCATCGTCGAGCTGGCGAAGAAGAAGGGCGCCGACCGCGACCCCCGCATCCGCCAGCGTCTCGCGTGGGCCCACAGCCAGGTCGAGATCATGCGCTACCTGGGCATGCAGTCGCTGACCTCGGCGCTGGCCGGCAACCAGCCGGGGCCGGGCGCGTCGATCATCAAGCTGTTCTGGTCCGAGTACCACAAGAAGGTGACCGAGCTGGCCCTCGACATCCTCGGTCCGGAGGCGATGGCGCCGACGGGAGAGGTCGGCGGCTCGTCGATCCAGGCGTTCGCCGGCGGCGAGATGTCGAGCGCCCAGGCCGTCCGCTCCTTCCTCGGGGCTCGGCCGGGAACGATCTACGCCGGCACCTCCCAGGTGCAGCGCAACATCATCGGTGAGCGCGTCCTCGGGCTGCCGAAGGAACCCCGCGCCGACGCCGGCCCCTGGAAGGACCAGCCGAAGGGCTGA
- a CDS encoding PLP-dependent cysteine synthase family protein — protein MAVHTSVLDLIGNTPMVDVTQLSPNPNVRILAKLEGQNPFGSVKDRIAKALIEDAERDGTLQPGQRIIEPSSGNTGIALAAIARLKGYPITIVLPENVSVERRQLLEIYGADIISTPGAEGSNGAVRRAQELADEHPEWAFLYQYANNANPQAHYDTTGPEILADVPDITHFVAGLGTSGTLMGVGTYLKEQNPAVKIMAIEPPVGERVEGLRNLDEGYIPPIYDKWGGAELLDGKRIVRPKESIEWLRRLGEIGIFAGISAGAALAGAAKVAEKIDDGVIVVIVADGGWKYMSTGAWTDPIDEVVERAERIIYF, from the coding sequence ATGGCCGTGCACACCTCGGTGCTCGATCTGATCGGCAACACGCCGATGGTCGACGTCACCCAGCTGAGCCCGAACCCGAACGTCCGGATCCTCGCCAAGCTCGAGGGCCAGAACCCCTTCGGGTCGGTGAAGGACCGCATCGCCAAGGCCCTCATCGAGGACGCCGAGCGCGACGGGACGCTCCAGCCCGGGCAGCGCATCATCGAGCCCTCGTCGGGCAACACCGGCATCGCCCTGGCCGCCATCGCCCGCCTGAAGGGCTATCCGATCACCATCGTCCTGCCGGAGAACGTCTCGGTCGAGCGGCGCCAGCTGCTCGAGATCTACGGCGCCGACATCATCTCCACCCCCGGCGCCGAGGGCTCGAACGGCGCGGTGCGCCGAGCGCAGGAGCTCGCCGACGAGCACCCCGAGTGGGCGTTCCTCTACCAGTACGCCAACAACGCCAACCCGCAGGCGCACTACGACACCACCGGGCCCGAGATCCTCGCCGACGTGCCCGACATCACCCACTTCGTCGCCGGCCTCGGTACGAGCGGCACCCTCATGGGCGTCGGCACGTACCTGAAGGAGCAGAACCCGGCGGTCAAGATCATGGCGATCGAACCGCCGGTGGGGGAGAGGGTCGAGGGGCTCCGCAACCTCGACGAGGGCTACATCCCGCCGATCTACGACAAGTGGGGCGGCGCCGAGCTGCTCGACGGCAAGCGCATCGTCCGGCCGAAGGAGTCGATCGAGTGGCTCCGCCGCCTCGGTGAGATCGGCATCTTCGCGGGCATCTCCGCCGGCGCCGCGCTCGCAGGTGCGGCCAAGGTGGCCGAGAAGATCGACGACGGCGTGATCGTCGTCATCGTCGCCGACGGCGGCTGGAAGTACATGTCCACCGGCGCCTGGACCGACCCCATCGACGAGGTCGTCGAGCGCGCCGAGCGCATCATCTACTTCTGA
- a CDS encoding Mov34/MPN/PAD-1 family protein codes for MLHLPLHVLDEMVAHAFAGLPEEACGLLVGRADGDEVVRFVPTTNVAASSKVYTVDPREHLRADRVAEAEGLEIIGVMHSHTHTSAYPSPTDVAQAPDPSWHYLIVSLKDPEASTRSYRIVDGNISEETIVPLDR; via the coding sequence ATGCTCCACCTGCCGCTGCACGTCCTCGACGAGATGGTCGCCCACGCGTTCGCCGGCCTCCCCGAGGAGGCCTGCGGGCTACTCGTCGGCCGTGCGGACGGGGACGAGGTGGTCCGCTTCGTCCCCACGACGAACGTCGCGGCGTCGAGCAAGGTCTACACCGTCGACCCCCGCGAGCACCTGCGGGCCGACCGGGTGGCCGAGGCCGAGGGCCTCGAGATCATCGGCGTGATGCACAGCCACACGCACACCTCCGCCTACCCGTCGCCGACCGACGTGGCCCAGGCGCCGGACCCGTCGTGGCACTACCTCATCGTGTCGCTGAAGGACCCCGAGGCGAGCACCCGCAGCTACCGGATCGTGGACGGGAACATCTCGGAGGAGACGATCGTTCCACTCGATCGTTAG
- the smpB gene encoding SsrA-binding protein SmpB — protein MAAAGKTPKKGAKSADDGTKVIATNRRARREYEILDTVEAGLVLRGSEVKSLRDAKVQLAEGFGRIKNGEAWLHAVHISPWISTGLHDRIDPERIRKLLLNKHEIERLGARQDQEHLTLVPLSIYFKGGRAKVELGLARGRKDWDKRQAIAQRDADREARKAMSRRMSGKDAV, from the coding sequence GTGGCCGCAGCCGGGAAGACCCCCAAGAAGGGCGCGAAGAGCGCCGACGATGGCACCAAGGTCATCGCCACGAACCGGCGCGCCCGGCGGGAGTACGAGATCCTCGACACCGTCGAGGCCGGGCTCGTGCTCCGAGGGTCCGAGGTGAAGTCGCTGCGCGACGCCAAGGTGCAGCTCGCCGAGGGGTTCGGTCGGATCAAGAACGGCGAGGCGTGGCTCCACGCCGTGCACATCTCGCCGTGGATCTCCACCGGCCTGCACGACCGGATCGACCCCGAGCGCATCCGCAAGCTGCTGCTCAACAAGCACGAGATCGAGCGTCTCGGCGCCCGCCAGGACCAAGAGCACCTGACGCTCGTCCCGCTGTCGATCTACTTCAAGGGTGGGCGGGCGAAGGTGGAGCTCGGCCTCGCTCGCGGCCGCAAGGACTGGGACAAGCGCCAGGCCATCGCCCAGCGCGACGCCGACCGCGAGGCCCGCAAGGCCATGTCGCGCCGCATGAGCGGCAAGGACGCCGTTTAG
- a CDS encoding RNA polymerase sigma factor, which yields MGAVEELFVREYPRLVRALGTAFDPEAAADAVQEAFIEADRRWRTISGYEDPAAWVRRVALNRLLTGQRNQRRRAEILATIRPVAPDDLTADQLDLRRAVASLPDRMRLAVCLHYLADLRIEDVAAAMDIAPGTVKSTLHDARRRLRPLLAELP from the coding sequence GTGGGCGCGGTCGAGGAGCTGTTCGTGCGGGAGTACCCGCGGCTGGTCCGGGCCCTCGGGACGGCGTTCGATCCTGAGGCCGCCGCCGACGCGGTGCAGGAGGCCTTCATCGAGGCGGACCGGCGATGGCGGACGATCTCCGGTTACGAGGACCCCGCGGCGTGGGTGCGGCGGGTCGCGCTGAACCGCCTGCTCACCGGACAGCGCAACCAGCGCCGCCGAGCCGAGATCCTCGCCACGATCCGCCCGGTCGCCCCCGACGACCTGACCGCCGACCAGCTCGACCTGCGCCGTGCGGTGGCGTCGCTGCCGGATCGGATGCGCCTCGCCGTGTGCCTCCACTACCTGGCAGACCTCCGCATCGAGGACGTGGCCGCAGCGATGGACATCGCGCCGGGGACCGTGAAGTCGACTCTCCACGACGCGCGGCGCCGGTTGCGCCCCTTGCTGGCGGAGCTCCCGTGA
- a CDS encoding permease-like cell division protein FtsX: MNRPDDRPGCRHAGVAESGPTTEPAAHRRWVVVGVAVVVALIAGIGAYLILDGDDEAASSSAFCQAFAAPVWGTTSDGDAVDVIVFVNADATDEVRSELERRVRDDPAAASVLAVSQEKAYEEFTDLFADDPEMLAAVSPEILPSSLRVGLTPEAADEPGEWARAWEDEPGVFRVVTDDVSLPGGVTVGESLTHLLTIASPGDVVAVPNPTEAIDALVDAAPESIADDIAAIVAAGDGGGSVTLPTAEVTDSLIQAARRIRDHADATCGD; the protein is encoded by the coding sequence GTGAACCGTCCCGACGACCGCCCAGGTTGTAGACATGCGGGCGTGGCGGAGAGCGGGCCGACGACCGAACCGGCGGCGCACCGGCGATGGGTCGTCGTCGGCGTGGCCGTCGTGGTGGCGCTGATCGCGGGGATCGGCGCGTACCTGATCCTCGATGGCGACGACGAGGCGGCCTCGTCGAGCGCCTTCTGCCAGGCCTTCGCCGCGCCGGTGTGGGGTACGACCTCCGACGGCGACGCGGTCGACGTGATCGTGTTCGTGAACGCCGATGCCACCGATGAGGTGCGGTCCGAGCTCGAGCGGCGGGTCCGTGACGACCCCGCGGCGGCATCGGTCCTCGCCGTCTCCCAGGAGAAGGCCTACGAGGAGTTCACCGACCTCTTCGCCGACGATCCGGAGATGCTGGCGGCCGTGAGCCCGGAGATCCTGCCGTCCAGCTTGCGGGTGGGCCTCACACCCGAGGCGGCGGACGAGCCAGGGGAGTGGGCGCGCGCCTGGGAGGACGAGCCCGGGGTCTTCCGAGTCGTCACCGACGACGTGTCCCTTCCTGGCGGGGTGACGGTGGGGGAGTCGCTCACGCACCTGCTGACGATCGCCTCCCCGGGCGACGTCGTCGCCGTGCCGAACCCGACCGAGGCGATCGATGCGCTCGTCGACGCCGCGCCCGAGTCGATCGCCGACGACATCGCCGCCATCGTCGCCGCGGGCGACGGCGGCGGCTCGGTCACCCTGCCGACGGCCGAGGTCACTGACTCGCTGATCCAGGCAGCGCGACGGATCCGGGACCACGCCGACGCGACGTGCGGCGACTGA
- a CDS encoding DinB family protein has translation MSGEPRYPDLQPADERTALAQRLDQYRATVAAALCDLTWEEASTPHLPATDLTIAGIVRHLAWAEDRWFQGRLLGAPMPSPWDTPEADDPDHAMRLTSGDTVEGVVELYAAACARSRLALDACETLDAVAAAPSFGRGPVNARWIMVHMIDETARHAGHLDLLRDAVRAS, from the coding sequence ATGAGCGGCGAGCCGAGGTACCCGGACCTGCAACCCGCCGATGAGCGCACTGCGCTCGCCCAACGCCTGGATCAGTACCGAGCCACCGTGGCAGCCGCCCTCTGCGATCTCACCTGGGAGGAGGCGTCGACGCCTCATCTGCCGGCCACGGACCTGACCATCGCCGGCATCGTCCGTCACCTCGCATGGGCGGAGGATCGGTGGTTCCAGGGTCGGCTGCTCGGTGCCCCGATGCCGTCGCCGTGGGACACGCCCGAAGCTGACGATCCCGACCACGCGATGCGTCTGACCAGCGGCGACACGGTCGAGGGAGTCGTGGAGCTCTACGCAGCCGCCTGCGCTCGGAGTCGACTCGCGCTCGACGCGTGCGAGACGCTCGACGCGGTCGCCGCCGCCCCCTCCTTCGGCCGAGGGCCCGTGAACGCTCGCTGGATCATGGTGCACATGATCGATGAGACCGCCCGCCACGCAGGGCACCTCGATCTGCTCCGAGACGCCGTGCGAGCGAGCTGA
- a CDS encoding cation:proton antiporter — MDELHLGYAVAGLIAVALILASARIERLPITSPMVGLVAGAVLGAPVLGWLTIDPDVAPTLLLESTRAILAVSLIGVALRFPVRELGRALRPVAALVGLGMPLIAAATAGLAAWTLGWPWELAALLGACLCPTDPILASGVVTTDAAISDLPERTRQVITIESGANDGLALPLVAVGIAAVAGDGLGGAATTAGVEVVLALVVGVPIGYVVGRLTRYVDEHGITERTPELMVTLFMAVGVLGIGRAVDADGILAVFVAGLAYNVAVPDREREQQEQLDEAFNEYLVIPVFIVIGTLLPTDAWTDLGAPLVAFVVGVLLVRRLPAVLALSPLSGLALPQSAFVGWFGPIGISAAFYLVHAHHEGVLDDRLFAAGMAAVAASTIIHGATQGIGRHLLTREDRAQRLETKA, encoded by the coding sequence ATGGACGAGCTGCACCTCGGCTACGCCGTCGCCGGTCTCATCGCCGTCGCGCTGATCCTCGCGAGCGCTCGGATCGAGCGGCTGCCGATCACGTCACCGATGGTCGGACTCGTCGCCGGGGCGGTCCTCGGCGCCCCCGTCCTCGGCTGGCTGACGATCGACCCCGACGTGGCCCCCACGCTCCTGCTGGAGAGCACCCGCGCCATCCTCGCGGTGTCGTTGATCGGCGTCGCGCTGCGGTTCCCGGTGCGCGAGCTCGGGCGCGCGCTGCGACCCGTCGCGGCCCTCGTCGGTCTCGGCATGCCGCTGATCGCCGCGGCGACCGCCGGTCTCGCAGCGTGGACCCTGGGTTGGCCGTGGGAGCTCGCCGCCCTGCTCGGGGCGTGCCTGTGCCCCACCGACCCGATCCTCGCGTCGGGTGTGGTGACCACCGATGCGGCGATCAGCGACCTTCCCGAGCGGACGCGCCAGGTGATCACGATCGAGTCCGGCGCGAACGACGGACTCGCCCTCCCGTTGGTCGCCGTCGGCATCGCCGCCGTCGCCGGGGACGGGCTCGGTGGAGCTGCGACGACCGCCGGGGTCGAGGTCGTCCTGGCCCTCGTGGTCGGTGTCCCGATCGGCTACGTGGTCGGACGGCTCACGCGGTACGTCGACGAGCACGGGATCACCGAGCGGACGCCCGAGCTGATGGTCACCCTCTTCATGGCCGTCGGCGTCCTGGGCATCGGACGGGCCGTCGACGCCGACGGCATCCTCGCCGTGTTCGTCGCCGGCCTCGCCTACAACGTCGCCGTCCCCGACCGGGAGCGCGAGCAGCAGGAGCAGCTCGACGAGGCGTTCAACGAGTACCTCGTCATCCCGGTGTTCATCGTGATCGGGACCCTGCTGCCGACCGACGCGTGGACGGACCTCGGGGCGCCGCTCGTTGCGTTCGTCGTCGGCGTCCTGCTCGTCCGACGTCTCCCCGCCGTGCTCGCGCTCTCGCCGCTCAGCGGCCTAGCGCTCCCGCAGTCAGCGTTCGTCGGCTGGTTCGGTCCGATCGGGATCAGCGCAGCGTTCTACCTCGTGCACGCCCACCACGAGGGCGTCCTCGACGACCGTCTCTTCGCGGCAGGCATGGCGGCGGTGGCCGCCAGCACGATCATCCACGGCGCAACGCAGGGCATCGGGCGGCACCTGCTCACCCGCGAGGATCGGGCTCAGAGGCTGGAGACGAAGGCGTAG
- a CDS encoding DUF2505 domain-containing protein, translated as MELEADHTFEAPPHEVVDAMVDPGFAEQLVALPDVSDVEVIGSGQEAARRWLSVRMVYGGSLDPIAAKVLGSSSPSWIQTYRLDRPGVPGELEITPEHHGSLLTCRAEIVVSEHPDGTRRTLRGELSVRVPLVGGKAERALAPAIRRRIDVEAQLLARWLGR; from the coding sequence ATGGAGCTGGAGGCCGACCACACCTTCGAGGCACCGCCGCACGAGGTGGTCGACGCCATGGTCGACCCCGGGTTCGCCGAGCAGCTCGTCGCCCTCCCGGACGTGAGCGACGTCGAGGTGATCGGGTCCGGTCAGGAGGCAGCGCGACGTTGGCTCTCGGTCCGCATGGTCTACGGCGGGTCGCTCGACCCGATCGCCGCCAAGGTCCTCGGCTCGTCGTCGCCCAGCTGGATCCAGACCTACCGCCTCGACCGGCCCGGTGTGCCCGGGGAGCTCGAGATCACCCCGGAGCACCACGGATCGCTGCTCACCTGCCGGGCCGAGATCGTCGTCTCGGAGCACCCCGACGGCACGCGGCGCACGCTGCGCGGCGAGCTGTCCGTGCGCGTCCCGCTCGTCGGGGGGAAGGCCGAGCGCGCCCTCGCCCCCGCGATCCGTCGACGCATCGACGTCGAGGCCCAGCTGCTCGCCCGCTGGCTCGGCCGCTGA
- a CDS encoding crotonase/enoyl-CoA hydratase family protein, translating to MPDQPSYEQIAYEVEDAVLTITLDRPDRLNAFTSRMMFELIDAFDRADADDDVRAIIVTGRGRGFCAGADLEAGGDTFDASKRGAGDTGDREQDLDRLRDGGGRVALRIYESLKPVIAAINGPAVGVGATMTLPMDIRLAGESARMGFVFSRRGITMEACSSWFLPRVVGVSQAAEWVFSGRVFPAQEALDGGLVRSVHPDAELLDVARGLAREIADNTSAMSVALNRQMMWRMLGADHPMEAHKVDSRAIRYMGASSDVREGVESFLEKRAPRFTMRPSADMPEWYPWWEERPFE from the coding sequence ATGCCGGACCAGCCGTCCTACGAGCAGATCGCCTACGAGGTCGAGGACGCCGTCCTCACGATCACCCTCGACCGCCCCGATCGCCTGAACGCGTTCACCTCCCGGATGATGTTCGAGCTGATCGACGCCTTCGACCGCGCCGATGCCGACGACGACGTGCGAGCGATCATCGTGACCGGCCGGGGACGCGGGTTCTGCGCCGGTGCGGACCTGGAGGCGGGTGGTGACACGTTCGACGCGTCGAAGCGAGGCGCCGGCGACACCGGCGACCGCGAGCAGGACCTCGACCGGCTGCGAGACGGTGGCGGGCGGGTGGCCCTGCGCATCTACGAGTCGCTGAAGCCGGTCATCGCCGCGATCAACGGACCCGCCGTCGGCGTGGGCGCGACGATGACGCTGCCGATGGACATCCGCCTGGCGGGGGAGAGCGCCCGGATGGGGTTCGTCTTCTCGCGGCGGGGGATCACGATGGAGGCGTGCTCGTCGTGGTTCCTCCCGCGCGTCGTGGGTGTGAGCCAGGCGGCGGAGTGGGTGTTCTCCGGGCGGGTGTTCCCCGCGCAGGAGGCGCTCGACGGGGGCCTCGTCCGCTCGGTGCATCCCGATGCGGAGCTCCTGGACGTCGCTCGCGGCCTGGCGCGCGAGATCGCCGACAACACCTCGGCGATGTCGGTGGCGCTCAACCGCCAGATGATGTGGCGGATGCTCGGTGCGGACCACCCGATGGAGGCCCACAAGGTGGACTCGCGGGCCATCCGCTACATGGGCGCGTCGAGCGACGTGCGCGAGGGCGTCGAGTCGTTCCTCGAGAAGCGGGCGCCACGGTTCACGATGCGTCCGAGCGCTGACATGCCGGAGTGGTACCCGTGGTGGGAGGAGCGCCCGTTCGAGTGA
- a CDS encoding AzlC family ABC transporter permease: MSTSSPRPSYVRDGIVLGAAVGLFGVTFGVLATTAGLPVAQACVMSLLVFTGASQFALVGVVGAGGSPVSALASALLLASRNGIYGLALHRTLQGRLLRRLGAAHLVIDESTAMALGQEDPEHAERAFWVAGLSVFAFWNLGTLAGALGGTALGDPAAWGLDAAFPAGFIVLAAPHVRSRDGRVAAAAGAAIALVAVPLVPAGAPIVLASLGAVVALVLRGRR; this comes from the coding sequence ATGAGCACGTCCTCCCCCCGTCCCTCCTACGTCCGCGACGGCATCGTCCTGGGTGCCGCCGTCGGGCTCTTCGGCGTGACGTTCGGGGTCCTCGCCACCACCGCCGGGCTCCCGGTGGCCCAGGCGTGCGTGATGTCGCTGCTGGTGTTCACAGGGGCCTCGCAGTTCGCGCTCGTCGGTGTCGTCGGCGCCGGCGGCTCGCCCGTCTCCGCGCTCGCGTCGGCGCTCCTCCTCGCGTCGCGCAACGGCATCTACGGCCTCGCCCTCCACCGCACCCTTCAGGGCCGGCTCCTCCGGCGGCTCGGCGCCGCGCACCTCGTCATCGACGAGTCGACGGCGATGGCCCTCGGCCAGGAGGACCCCGAGCACGCCGAGCGGGCGTTCTGGGTGGCGGGTCTGTCGGTCTTCGCGTTCTGGAACCTCGGCACGCTCGCCGGGGCCCTCGGCGGCACGGCCCTCGGCGATCCCGCGGCGTGGGGGCTCGACGCCGCGTTCCCCGCCGGGTTCATCGTGCTCGCCGCACCGCACGTCCGCTCCCGCGACGGACGTGTCGCGGCGGCGGCCGGCGCGGCCATCGCCCTCGTCGCCGTCCCCCTCGTACCGGCGGGCGCGCCGATCGTGCTCGCCTCCCTCGGCGCGGTGGTGGCGCTGGTCCTGCGAGGCCGACGGTGA
- a CDS encoding AzlD domain-containing protein translates to MSWWTVGVMAVGAYAFKAIGLFAFDARPPSPKVLEALRLLPPALLGALIVVQTVATGEQLVVDARLAGVLAGGYAAWRKAPFVVVLVVAAAVTAGVRALS, encoded by the coding sequence GTGAGCTGGTGGACCGTCGGTGTGATGGCCGTCGGGGCCTACGCGTTCAAGGCCATCGGCCTGTTCGCGTTCGACGCCCGGCCGCCCTCCCCCAAGGTGCTCGAGGCGCTGCGCCTCCTCCCGCCAGCGCTCCTCGGCGCGCTCATCGTCGTGCAGACGGTCGCGACGGGCGAGCAGCTCGTCGTCGACGCCCGGCTCGCCGGCGTGCTCGCCGGGGGCTACGCCGCGTGGCGCAAGGCACCGTTCGTCGTCGTCCTCGTCGTGGCCGCGGCGGTCACGGCCGGGGTGCGGGCGCTGTCCTGA
- a CDS encoding LysE family translocator: MPSLATLVVFSGAALLLLVVPGPAVLYVVARSVGEGTRAGLVSVAGIHVATTVHVAAAAVGLSAVLVASSTAFTAVKLAGAAYLVVLGIRILRTPDPAEVALQEAPRATRSLRRTFVDGFVVNLLNPKTAVFFLAFVPQFVDPDRGGAPLQIAVLGVWFMVLGLVSDGAYAVGGAWIGERIRRTALLQRRTRVATGATYIGLGALMAMTATVRTAPAPRP; the protein is encoded by the coding sequence ATGCCGAGCCTCGCCACCCTCGTCGTCTTCTCCGGTGCGGCGCTGCTCCTGCTCGTCGTTCCCGGGCCGGCTGTGCTCTACGTCGTCGCCCGGAGCGTCGGCGAGGGAACGCGCGCGGGCCTCGTCTCGGTGGCGGGCATCCACGTCGCGACGACGGTGCACGTCGCGGCGGCGGCCGTCGGGCTGTCGGCGGTGCTCGTCGCCTCATCGACAGCCTTCACGGCGGTGAAGCTCGCCGGTGCGGCCTACCTGGTCGTCCTCGGCATCCGCATCCTCCGCACCCCCGACCCGGCCGAGGTGGCGCTCCAGGAGGCGCCTCGCGCCACGCGGTCGCTGCGGCGCACGTTCGTCGACGGCTTCGTCGTCAACCTCCTGAACCCGAAGACAGCGGTCTTCTTCCTCGCCTTCGTGCCGCAGTTCGTCGACCCGGACCGGGGCGGGGCACCGCTGCAGATCGCGGTGCTCGGCGTCTGGTTCATGGTGCTCGGGCTCGTGTCCGACGGCGCCTACGCCGTGGGCGGCGCCTGGATCGGCGAACGGATCCGACGCACGGCCCTGCTGCAGCGGCGCACCCGGGTCGCCACGGGCGCCACCTACATCGGACTCGGTGCGCTCATGGCCATGACCGCCACCGTCAGGACAGCGCCCGCACCCCGGCCGTGA
- a CDS encoding cell division protein FtsX, with amino-acid sequence MAKVDYIARETGHNLLRNISLTLASMVTVAVSLSLVGSALLLRQGVQNATARWEGGIEFIVFVNADASGEQIQALNEALSESPAIESHTYVDQEAAYDEFREMFSRTPEMIEAVEPDILPSSFRVVPTNPDAAAIRAVGEQFDDQPGVFRVVFAFDTVQQVQRLSRVLSIGILFVAGVLLLAAGLLILNTIRMAMFARRREIEVMKLVGATNWFIRVPFMLEGLIQGIVGAAVAVGSVVVLNNFFESRLSGSGDSFAILQGFAVSSGEVFGTSLFVLGVGIFVGVIGSGIAVSRYLDV; translated from the coding sequence GTGGCCAAGGTCGACTACATCGCCCGGGAGACCGGGCACAACCTCCTCCGCAACATCAGCCTCACGCTGGCCTCGATGGTCACCGTGGCGGTGTCGCTGTCCCTCGTCGGGTCGGCGCTGCTGCTCCGCCAGGGCGTCCAGAACGCCACGGCACGCTGGGAGGGCGGCATCGAGTTCATCGTCTTCGTCAACGCCGACGCCTCGGGCGAGCAGATCCAGGCGCTGAACGAGGCGCTGAGCGAGAGCCCGGCGATCGAGAGCCACACCTACGTCGACCAGGAGGCGGCGTACGACGAGTTCCGCGAGATGTTCTCCCGGACCCCGGAGATGATCGAGGCCGTCGAGCCCGACATCCTGCCGTCGTCGTTCCGCGTCGTCCCGACCAACCCCGACGCCGCGGCGATCCGCGCGGTGGGCGAGCAGTTCGACGACCAACCGGGCGTGTTCCGCGTCGTGTTCGCCTTCGACACCGTCCAACAGGTGCAGCGGCTGTCGCGCGTGCTGTCGATCGGCATCCTCTTCGTCGCCGGCGTGCTGCTCCTCGCCGCGGGCCTGCTCATCCTGAACACGATCCGCATGGCGATGTTCGCCCGCCGACGCGAGATCGAGGTGATGAAGCTCGTCGGCGCGACGAACTGGTTCATCCGGGTCCCGTTCATGCTCGAGGGGTTGATACAGGGCATCGTCGGGGCCGCGGTGGCGGTCGGATCCGTCGTCGTGCTCAACAACTTCTTCGAGAGCCGACTCTCGGGTTCGGGGGACAGCTTCGCCATCCTCCAGGGCTTCGCGGTCAGCTCCGGCGAGGTGTTCGGCACGAGCCTGTTCGTGCTCGGCGTCGGGATCTTCGTCGGCGTCATCGGCTCGGGAATCGCGGTCAGCCGCTACCTCGACGTCTGA